The genomic stretch TTGAAAAATCCCTGGAAAGCTCAACTAACTTTGATTTATACTTGTCGTAATAATCCTTGCGCAGATAAATGTAAGCTTCGCTATTTTCAAAAGTTTCGAGCGCCACTTTTACTCCGTTTATCAATTCTTCCGGATAATTTTCCAGGATAAAACCATCCTTCAAAACTCCCGGCTCCCCCTCCGAACCATTTACGATAATATATTTTTTCTCTCCTGGAGCATTTTTCACCGCTTCCCATTTTTGCCATGTCGGAAAACCAGCTCCGCCCCGCCCAGTCAATTTCGCATCTTTTATTTTTTGAATGATATTCATAAGCCCATTATACCAAAACAAAAAGAAATTTCAAAACAAGCTACATTTTCCGCATTTCTCTTTTTATTTCCCGCCAGTCAGGGAAAGTTTTGGCTACCAAATTCCAAAATCTTCTCGAATGATTAAATTCTTTGAGGTGGCAAAGCTCGTGGACGATAATATAGTCTGCCAATTTTTCCGGGAGAAAAATTAGTTTGTAATTGAAGTTAAGATTTCCGCTCTTGGAACAGCTTCCCCATCTCGTTTTTTGATTCCTGATACTTATTCTACCGTAACTGAAATCATAGAATGCATTAAAATTTTCCAGTTTTTCTTTGACTAAATTAAAGGCTACTTCTTTATTTTGTTTATACTCTATTTTACTGCGCTGATGTAATAATTTGTTTTTTCCAATTCCTGATTCTTGAAAAGCTTCAATTTTTTCAATAATCCACCTGGCTTTTTCAAAAATAAACTTTTCTATGGAAGAATTACTAATCCATTGCGGAGCCGAAACAACGCAATTCCCGTCGCAATGGATAGTTATCTTCATATTTTTCGACCGCCGGCTTTTTCGAAGATTATAGGATACCTTCCGATCATTTATTATGATTTCTTTGTTCATCATTTTTTCTTATCGCTGCTGTTATCGCCTCCTTGTCCGATCCCCGCATCCCATCGAGCCGCCATAGGATCATTATAATTCGGCTCTGTCGGTCCCAGCGGATCGTCCTTGTCGATATAATAAAGAATATCATGCTCTATTTTACATTTATCATCTTTTTTCTTTTTCTTTTTGCTGCTGCTATTATCTGCATTATTATCCAAACTGCAACCGGCATTTCCCGTTATAAACATCTTGTCCGAAGACATTTTGATATAATCGAGAAATTTTTCATCCTGCTCGCCCATCGAATCTTTAGCGTAGGCGGGTTTATTCGCAAAAT from Parcubacteria group bacterium encodes the following:
- a CDS encoding SprT family zinc-dependent metalloprotease: MMNKEIIINDRKVSYNLRKSRRSKNMKITIHCDGNCVVSAPQWISNSSIEKFIFEKARWIIEKIEAFQESGIGKNKLLHQRSKIEYKQNKEVAFNLVKEKLENFNAFYDFSYGRISIRNQKTRWGSCSKSGNLNFNYKLIFLPEKLADYIIVHELCHLKEFNHSRRFWNLVAKTFPDWREIKREMRKM